The following are encoded together in the Mycolicibacterium arabiense genome:
- a CDS encoding glycosyltransferase family 4 protein translates to MRVAIVAESFLPNVNGVTNSVLRVIEHLRRTGQEVMVVAPDTPKGQDPAERVHDGVRVHRVPSRMFPKVTSLPLGVPRPRMVGVLRGFDPDVVHLASPALLGYGGLHAARYLGVPTVAVFQTDVAGFAESYGVGVMSRAAWAWTRHLHGMADRTLAPSTSAMENLTAHRVPRVHHWGRGVDITGFVPSARNDGLRATWSPEGKPIVGFVGRLAPEKHVERLAVLARRGEVQLLVVGDGIDSAKLRALMPSAVFTGALYGAELAAAYASMDVFVHPGEHETFCQTVQEAMASGVPVIAPNAGGPRDLVTPMHTGLLLGVDEFEDKLPGAVAHLLAERHRYSVAARRSVLARTWPAVCGQLVGHYEQVLGIRGVRAA, encoded by the coding sequence GTGCGAGTAGCCATCGTCGCCGAGAGCTTCCTCCCCAACGTCAACGGAGTCACGAACTCGGTGCTCCGGGTGATCGAGCATCTTCGCCGGACGGGCCAGGAAGTGATGGTGGTCGCGCCGGACACTCCGAAGGGCCAGGACCCCGCCGAACGCGTGCACGACGGCGTTCGCGTCCACCGCGTGCCGTCGCGGATGTTCCCCAAGGTGACGTCGCTGCCGCTGGGCGTGCCCCGGCCGCGGATGGTCGGCGTGCTGCGCGGTTTCGACCCCGACGTCGTGCACCTGGCCTCGCCCGCATTGCTCGGCTACGGCGGACTGCACGCTGCCCGCTACCTCGGCGTGCCCACGGTCGCGGTGTTCCAGACCGACGTCGCGGGCTTCGCGGAGAGCTACGGCGTCGGCGTGATGTCACGCGCGGCATGGGCGTGGACGCGGCACCTGCACGGCATGGCCGACCGCACCCTGGCGCCGTCGACGTCGGCGATGGAGAACCTCACCGCCCACCGCGTCCCCCGGGTGCACCACTGGGGCCGCGGCGTCGACATCACCGGCTTCGTGCCCTCGGCGCGCAACGATGGACTGCGCGCGACGTGGTCACCCGAGGGCAAGCCGATCGTGGGCTTCGTCGGAAGGCTCGCCCCCGAGAAGCACGTCGAGCGCCTCGCGGTGCTGGCCCGCCGCGGCGAGGTCCAGCTGCTCGTCGTCGGTGACGGCATCGACTCGGCCAAGCTCCGCGCGCTCATGCCGTCGGCGGTCTTCACCGGCGCCCTCTACGGCGCCGAGCTGGCTGCGGCCTACGCGAGCATGGACGTCTTCGTCCACCCCGGCGAGCACGAGACGTTCTGCCAGACGGTGCAGGAGGCGATGGCCTCGGGCGTACCGGTCATCGCGCCGAACGCGGGCGGCCCGCGCGACCTGGTCACCCCGATGCACACCGGCCTGCTGCTCGGCGTCGACGAGTTCGAGGACAAGCTGCCGGGCGCCGTGGCGCACCTGCTGGCCGAGCGGCACCGTTACTCGGTCGCCGCCCGGCGCAGCGTGCTCGCCCGGACCTGGCCCGCGGTGTGCGGCCAACTCGTCGGCCACTACGAGCAGGTGCTCGGCATCCGCGGGGTTCGCGCGGCCTAG